A part of Lacinutrix sp. 5H-3-7-4 genomic DNA contains:
- a CDS encoding bifunctional 3-deoxy-7-phosphoheptulonate synthase/chorismate mutase type II, translating to MENKKEMRNWLNDMQLDHPLVIAGPCSAETEEQVLKIAHELKDTDVSYYRAGIWKPRTRPGNFEGVGALGLKWLKKVKEETGMKTCTEVANATHVKLALENDVDLLWIGARSTVSPFIMQELADALAGTDKIVLVKNPVNPDLALWLGGIERLYTAGIKNLGAIHRGFSTYEKTKYRNIPEWQLAIEFQNRFPDLPLINDPSHITGKRDMVFDVSQTALDLNFDGLMIETHFDPDNAWSDAAQQVTPKALIQMMQDLKIRKETDPEAEYNQELANLRAQIDVVDNQLIDLMGKRMEVADSIGKLKKQKNVAVLQSKRWNEILGKMILQGDEKNLSEEFILKVFKAVHQESINHQEKIIKG from the coding sequence ATGGAAAATAAAAAAGAAATGAGAAATTGGTTGAATGACATGCAGTTAGATCATCCATTAGTAATTGCTGGACCTTGTAGTGCAGAGACTGAAGAGCAAGTTTTAAAAATAGCTCATGAGCTTAAAGATACAGATGTTAGTTACTATAGAGCTGGAATTTGGAAGCCAAGAACGCGTCCAGGAAATTTTGAAGGTGTTGGAGCTTTAGGTTTAAAATGGCTTAAAAAAGTAAAAGAAGAAACAGGTATGAAAACCTGTACAGAAGTTGCTAATGCAACGCATGTAAAACTAGCTTTAGAAAACGATGTAGATTTATTATGGATTGGTGCACGATCTACAGTAAGTCCATTTATAATGCAGGAATTGGCAGATGCTTTAGCAGGAACAGATAAAATTGTTTTAGTAAAAAACCCAGTTAATCCAGATTTAGCTCTATGGTTAGGCGGTATAGAGCGATTATACACTGCAGGAATTAAAAATTTAGGTGCAATACATAGAGGTTTTTCAACATACGAAAAAACAAAATATAGAAATATCCCAGAATGGCAACTAGCAATCGAGTTTCAAAATAGATTTCCAGATTTACCATTAATAAACGATCCATCTCACATTACAGGAAAAAGAGATATGGTTTTTGATGTGTCTCAAACCGCACTAGATTTAAATTTCGATGGTTTAATGATTGAAACTCATTTTGATCCAGACAATGCTTGGAGTGATGCTGCACAACAAGTAACACCAAAAGCATTAATACAAATGATGCAGGATTTAAAAATTAGAAAAGAAACAGATCCAGAAGCAGAGTACAATCAAGAATTAGCAAATTTAAGAGCCCAAATAGATGTTGTAGATAATCAACTTATAGATTTAATGGGAAAAAGAATGGAAGTGGCAGATAGTATTGGTAAGCTTAAAAAACAAAAAAATGTTGCAGTTTTACAAAGCAAACGCTGGAATGAGATTTTAGGTAAAATGATACTTCAAGGAGATGAAAAGAACCTTAGTGAAGAATTTATTTTAAAAGTTTTTAAAGCCGTTCACCAAGAGTCTATAAATCACCAAGAGAAAATTATTAAAGGATAA
- a CDS encoding prephenate dehydrogenase, whose product MINNIYIIGIGLIGGSLALDIKEARPNATIFGIDTKPENLDLALELNIINKKATLTDLDKADLVIIAIPVDATIAILPEVLDKVSDFGLVVDVGSTKLTICEAIKNHNKRRNFLAMHPIAGTEFSGPKAAIKNLFQHKTNIVCEVEKTAFKLQEKALNLFTDIGMRMRYMNPESHDKHIAYMSHLSHISAFMLGKTVIEKEKNERDIFDMAGSGFESTVRLAKSSPAMWAPIFKHNKSNVIETLNDYIANLSQFKKLIEDDNYDGVYNEMQDTNYIKQILNGIQ is encoded by the coding sequence ATGATAAATAATATATATATAATTGGTATTGGTTTAATAGGTGGTAGTTTGGCTTTAGATATTAAAGAAGCTAGACCAAATGCTACAATTTTTGGTATAGATACAAAACCAGAAAATTTAGATTTAGCTTTAGAATTAAATATAATAAATAAAAAAGCAACACTTACAGATTTAGATAAAGCAGACTTAGTAATTATAGCAATTCCTGTAGATGCAACTATTGCCATTTTACCAGAGGTATTAGATAAAGTTTCAGATTTTGGGTTAGTAGTAGATGTAGGTTCTACTAAACTAACAATATGTGAAGCTATTAAAAATCATAATAAGAGAAGAAATTTTTTAGCCATGCATCCAATTGCAGGAACAGAATTTTCTGGACCAAAAGCAGCAATAAAAAACCTATTTCAGCACAAAACAAATATTGTTTGTGAAGTAGAAAAAACAGCATTTAAGCTCCAAGAAAAAGCGCTTAATTTATTTACAGATATTGGAATGCGCATGCGTTATATGAATCCCGAATCTCATGATAAACATATAGCATACATGTCTCATTTATCACATATTAGTGCATTTATGTTGGGAAAAACAGTAATTGAAAAAGAAAAAAATGAAAGAGATATATTCGATATGGCTGGCTCTGGCTTTGAAAGCACAGTGCGGTTAGCAAAAAGTAGTCCAGCTATGTGGGCACCAATTTTTAAACATAATAAAAGTAATGTAATAGAAACATTAAACGACTATATCGCAAACCTTTCACAATTTAAAAAATTAATAGAAGACGATAATTATGATGGTGTTTATAACGAAATGCAAGACACCAATTATATTAAACAAATATTAAACGGAATACAGTAA
- a CDS encoding head GIN domain-containing protein: MKKIIYIIALILVSSCNNDSAPDCFQNSGDIIQEEYFVEEFTKITVFERTELIIKQAAEYKVVVESGEYLIDDIEVSVQDGRLLLKNNNSCNITREYGITKVYVSAPNLTEIRSATGMPTRSDGVLNYDTLKLISEDDSDSTLRSDGLFNLQVNCNNLQFVINNLSTTFIEGTVNNLNINFAAGDARFEARNLIAQNVTIYHRGSNDIIVNPQVSLTANLVSTGDVIATNTPPNLDIQEQYNGRVIFE; encoded by the coding sequence ATGAAAAAAATTATATATATAATCGCATTAATACTAGTTAGTAGCTGTAACAATGATAGTGCACCAGATTGTTTTCAAAATTCTGGAGATATTATACAAGAAGAATATTTTGTAGAAGAATTTACGAAGATAACAGTGTTTGAACGTACCGAGTTAATTATAAAACAAGCAGCAGAATATAAAGTTGTAGTAGAATCTGGAGAATATTTAATAGATGATATTGAGGTAAGCGTACAAGACGGAAGGTTGTTATTAAAAAACAATAATTCTTGTAATATTACACGTGAATATGGTATTACAAAAGTTTATGTGTCTGCACCAAATTTAACCGAAATACGTTCGGCAACCGGTATGCCAACACGTAGTGATGGCGTTTTAAATTATGATACTTTAAAACTCATTTCCGAAGACGATTCAGATAGCACATTACGTTCAGACGGCTTGTTTAATTTGCAAGTAAATTGTAACAATTTACAATTTGTAATAAATAATTTGTCAACTACATTTATTGAAGGTACAGTTAATAACCTTAATATAAATTTTGCAGCAGGAGACGCCCGTTTTGAAGCTAGAAATCTTATTGCTCAAAACGTAACAATTTATCATCGCGGTAGTAATGATATTATTGTAAACCCTCAAGTATCTTTAACAGCAAATCTAGTAAGTACAGGTGATGTTATTGCAACAAACACACCACCAAATCTAGATATTCAAGAGCAATATAACGGTCGTGTAATATTCGAGTAA
- a CDS encoding prephenate dehydratase: protein MNKAVAIQGIQGSFHHIVSQEYFGEATVVEECLSFDETVNALLSGKTDAAIMALENSIAGSIIPNYALIDNHNLQIVGEYYLDIQHQLMVLPGQTIKDIKEVYSHPMALLQCKAFFKNYPHIKLIEDKDTADVAKRIATNNTKETAAIASTLAAKIFKLDIIAKSIQSIKHNETRFVIVKLKAERHLKNINKASIKFQLDHKRGSLAALLNVMSDCKLSLTKIQSLPVVETPWLYSFFVDVTFQDYKDFEKAKAIIKIMATHFKILGEYKNAKV, encoded by the coding sequence TTGAATAAAGCAGTAGCAATACAAGGAATACAAGGGTCTTTTCATCATATAGTATCACAAGAATATTTTGGTGAAGCAACAGTTGTTGAAGAGTGTTTGTCTTTTGATGAAACGGTAAACGCCTTATTAAGTGGTAAAACCGATGCCGCAATTATGGCGCTCGAGAATTCAATAGCAGGTTCTATAATTCCAAATTATGCTTTAATAGATAATCACAACTTGCAAATAGTTGGAGAGTATTATTTAGATATTCAACACCAATTAATGGTATTGCCTGGTCAAACCATTAAAGATATAAAAGAGGTTTACTCGCACCCAATGGCATTGTTGCAGTGTAAAGCTTTTTTTAAAAATTATCCGCATATAAAACTAATAGAAGATAAGGATACTGCAGATGTAGCAAAGCGAATAGCCACAAATAATACAAAAGAGACAGCAGCAATAGCAAGTACATTGGCAGCTAAAATTTTTAAACTAGATATTATAGCCAAAAGCATTCAGAGTATAAAACATAATGAAACACGTTTTGTAATAGTAAAATTAAAAGCAGAGCGTCATTTAAAAAACATAAATAAAGCTTCAATTAAATTTCAATTAGACCATAAACGAGGAAGTTTAGCTGCTTTATTAAATGTAATGAGTGATTGTAAACTAAGTTTAACAAAAATCCAGTCATTACCTGTTGTTGAAACACCATGGCTCTATTCATTTTTTGTAGATGTGACTTTTCAAGACTATAAAGATTTTGAAAAAGCGAAAGCAATAATAAAAATAATGGCCACACATTTTAAAATATTAGGAGAATATAAAAACGCTAAAGTGTAA
- a CDS encoding pyridoxal phosphate-dependent aminotransferase, translating into MELAKRLQTVEEYYFSKKLKEVRLLKDTGKPIINLGIGSPDLQPPSQVVKAIVNSLKDANAHKYQSYQGLPELRSAITGFYREHFNVFLDTNTEVLPLMGSKEGIMHISMAFLNPRDKVLIPNPGYPTYASVTKLLEAEPVFYDLKDDNNWFPDLELLETTNLSQVKIMWINYPHMPTGAKGNEEQFKKLVAFAKRHNILLVNDNPYSFILNDKPLSILSIKGAKDVCLELNSLSKTFNMAGWRVGMLVGNQTFINAVLKVKSNMDSGMFFGIQKGAIEALNCSELWYQSLNNVYRQRRKLVWELATKLNCTFKKENIGLFVWAKLPSGIKAEEFTDTLLNNHFIFIAPGTVFGSAGEGYVRFSLCANSEDIEEAIARV; encoded by the coding sequence ATGGAATTAGCTAAAAGATTACAAACTGTTGAAGAGTACTACTTTTCAAAAAAACTAAAAGAAGTAAGACTTCTTAAAGATACAGGTAAGCCAATAATTAATTTAGGTATTGGTAGTCCAGATTTGCAGCCACCAAGTCAGGTAGTAAAAGCTATAGTTAATAGTTTAAAAGATGCTAATGCACATAAATACCAAAGTTATCAAGGCTTACCAGAATTAAGAAGTGCAATTACAGGTTTTTACCGTGAACATTTTAATGTTTTCTTAGATACAAATACAGAAGTTTTACCGTTAATGGGAAGTAAAGAAGGTATTATGCATATTTCTATGGCGTTTTTAAATCCAAGAGATAAAGTTTTAATTCCAAACCCAGGCTATCCAACGTATGCTTCTGTAACTAAATTACTAGAAGCAGAACCTGTTTTTTACGATTTAAAAGATGATAATAACTGGTTTCCAGATTTAGAACTTTTAGAAACTACAAACCTATCTCAAGTTAAAATTATGTGGATAAATTATCCCCATATGCCAACGGGAGCAAAAGGAAACGAAGAGCAGTTTAAAAAATTAGTAGCCTTTGCAAAAAGGCATAATATTTTATTAGTTAACGATAATCCATACAGCTTTATTTTAAATGATAAGCCATTAAGTATATTAAGCATAAAAGGAGCAAAAGATGTATGTTTAGAGTTAAACTCCTTAAGTAAAACCTTTAATATGGCTGGTTGGCGTGTAGGTATGCTGGTTGGTAACCAAACATTTATAAATGCAGTGTTAAAAGTGAAAAGCAATATGGATTCTGGTATGTTTTTCGGTATTCAAAAAGGTGCAATAGAAGCTTTAAATTGTTCAGAATTGTGGTATCAAAGTTTAAATAATGTATACAGACAAAGACGAAAATTAGTTTGGGAATTAGCAACAAAACTAAACTGTACATTTAAAAAAGAAAATATAGGACTGTTTGTTTGGGCTAAATTACCTTCAGGAATTAAAGCAGAAGAATTTACAGATACTTTATTAAATAATCATTTTATTTTTATTGCACCAGGAACTGTTTTTGGTTCTGCTGGAGAAGGATATGTGCGTTTTTCTTTATGTGCAAATAGTGAAGATATAGAAGAAGCGATTGCAAGAGTATGA
- the gldA gene encoding gliding motility-associated ABC transporter ATP-binding subunit GldA: protein MSIKVENISKVYGEQKALNNVSFEIQKPEIVGFLGPNGAGKSTMMKILTTFINPTQGEATVNNHSILTNSKLVQQSVGYLPEHNPLYLELYVREYLAFNANVHKVSKNRIEEVIALTGLQPESHKKIQQLSKGYRQRVGLANALLHNPDVLILDEPTTGLDPNQLVDIRNLIKSIGKEKTVFLSTHIMQEVEAMCDRVIIINKGEIVANKKLSELREGQEQVVIVEFDYRVEEPFLLRLPNVKSVKNTHDFIYEITFSTKEDMRSHVFDFAHDNELKILQLNQKNASLESMFRDLTA from the coding sequence ATGTCTATAAAAGTTGAAAATATATCGAAAGTTTACGGTGAGCAAAAAGCCTTAAACAATGTTAGTTTTGAAATTCAAAAACCTGAAATTGTTGGGTTTCTTGGACCTAATGGCGCTGGAAAATCTACAATGATGAAGATTTTAACCACTTTTATAAACCCTACACAAGGCGAAGCTACTGTAAATAACCATTCTATTTTAACAAATTCGAAATTAGTACAGCAAAGTGTTGGTTACCTACCAGAACATAATCCCTTATATCTTGAATTATATGTTAGAGAATATTTAGCTTTTAATGCTAACGTACATAAAGTGAGTAAAAATAGAATTGAAGAAGTTATAGCGTTAACAGGTTTGCAACCAGAATCTCATAAAAAAATACAGCAACTCTCTAAAGGCTACAGGCAACGTGTTGGTCTTGCCAATGCTTTATTACATAATCCAGATGTTTTAATTTTAGATGAACCTACAACTGGTTTAGACCCTAATCAACTAGTTGATATTAGAAACTTAATTAAATCTATTGGAAAAGAAAAAACAGTGTTTTTATCTACACATATTATGCAAGAAGTTGAAGCTATGTGTGATCGTGTTATTATTATAAATAAAGGTGAAATAGTAGCCAATAAAAAATTAAGTGAACTTAGAGAAGGACAAGAACAAGTTGTGATTGTTGAATTTGACTACCGTGTTGAAGAACCTTTTTTATTAAGATTACCTAATGTAAAAAGCGTAAAAAACACACATGACTTTATTTATGAGATCACTTTTTCTACTAAAGAAGACATGCGTTCTCATGTGTTCGATTTTGCTCACGATAATGAGTTAAAAATCTTACAACTTAACCAAAAGAATGCAAGTTTAGAAAGCATGTTTAGAGATTTAACAGCCTAA
- a CDS encoding nucleotide pyrophosphohydrolase, giving the protein MDIKNAQIEVDNWIKNHGVRYFNELTNMAQLTEEVGEVARIIARRYGEQSEKESDKNKDLGEELADVMFVVLCLANQTGINLQEAFDKKLDIKTKRDHDRHHNNKKLK; this is encoded by the coding sequence ATGGATATTAAAAACGCACAAATAGAAGTAGATAATTGGATTAAAAATCATGGCGTTCGCTATTTTAATGAGCTTACAAACATGGCTCAATTAACAGAAGAAGTTGGAGAAGTAGCAAGAATAATTGCTAGACGTTATGGAGAGCAAAGTGAAAAAGAAAGCGATAAAAATAAAGATTTAGGCGAAGAATTAGCAGATGTTATGTTTGTAGTGTTATGTTTAGCAAACCAAACCGGAATAAACTTGCAGGAAGCTTTCGATAAAAAACTAGATATAAAAACAAAACGAGACCACGATAGGCACCATAATAACAAAAAACTTAAATAG
- the aroA gene encoding 3-phosphoshikimate 1-carboxyvinyltransferase, whose protein sequence is MNLQLEKSSIKKQTAIQVTGSKSETNRLLLLQALYPNIEIKNISNSDDSQLMTKALASKNKVVDIHHAGTAMRFLTAFFALKQDRETILTGSKRMKERPIKILVDALNQLGAKITYQENEGYPPILIKGKKLTKHQVALSADVSSQYISALLLIASKLENGIELALKGKITSVPYIKMTLSLLNQIGIETQFENNKITVKPKNETQTVKKSLTVESDWSSASYFYSIVALSNVGTIIELASYKENSLQGDSALAKLYESFGVTTTFKNTTIILEKTKVISKNAIINFDLANAPDIAQTIAVSAFALGLKCDLTGLHTLKIKETDRLEALKTEIEKLGGTVNVTNNSLHLTAATSIKNDISISTYNDHRMAMAFAPLALKVPIEIEDYMVVSKSYPTFWEDLKSLGFQNKA, encoded by the coding sequence ATGAATTTACAACTTGAAAAATCAAGCATAAAAAAGCAAACAGCTATCCAAGTCACTGGATCTAAAAGTGAGACTAATCGTTTATTACTTTTACAGGCATTATATCCTAACATTGAAATTAAAAATATTTCAAATAGTGACGACTCGCAATTAATGACCAAAGCATTAGCTTCAAAAAATAAGGTTGTCGATATTCATCATGCAGGAACCGCAATGCGATTTCTAACCGCTTTCTTTGCTTTAAAACAAGATAGAGAAACCATTTTAACCGGTTCTAAACGTATGAAAGAAAGGCCAATTAAAATTTTAGTTGATGCCTTAAATCAATTAGGAGCTAAAATAACATACCAAGAAAACGAAGGCTATCCACCCATTTTAATAAAAGGAAAAAAACTAACAAAACATCAAGTTGCTTTAAGTGCAGACGTTAGTAGTCAATATATTTCGGCATTACTGTTAATAGCATCAAAATTAGAAAATGGTATAGAGTTAGCCTTAAAAGGGAAAATAACTTCGGTGCCATATATAAAGATGACTTTAAGCTTATTAAACCAAATAGGCATTGAAACACAGTTTGAAAATAACAAAATAACAGTTAAACCAAAAAACGAAACACAAACTGTTAAAAAGAGTTTAACTGTAGAGTCAGACTGGTCATCAGCATCCTATTTTTATAGTATAGTAGCATTATCTAACGTTGGTACAATAATAGAGCTAGCTTCGTATAAAGAAAATAGTCTACAAGGCGATTCGGCATTAGCAAAATTATATGAAAGTTTTGGAGTGACAACAACATTTAAAAACACAACTATAATTTTAGAAAAAACCAAAGTTATATCAAAAAATGCCATAATAAATTTCGATTTAGCAAATGCACCAGATATAGCTCAAACCATTGCAGTTTCAGCTTTTGCATTAGGTTTAAAATGTGATTTAACAGGATTACACACATTAAAAATTAAAGAAACAGATAGGTTAGAAGCATTAAAAACAGAAATAGAAAAACTTGGAGGTACAGTAAATGTTACAAACAATAGTTTACATCTTACAGCTGCAACAAGCATAAAAAACGACATTTCTATTAGTACATATAACGACCATAGAATGGCAATGGCATTTGCACCTTTGGCATTAAAAGTACCAATAGAAATAGAAGACTATATGGTAGTTTCTAAATCTTATCCTACGTTTTGGGAAGACTTAAAAAGCTTAGGTTTTCAAAATAAAGCATAA
- the rsgA gene encoding ribosome small subunit-dependent GTPase A, with product MTGLVYKSTGSWYTVKTQNGDTYECRIKGKFRLKGIKSTNPIAVGDYVDFDLDTKSDQETGVIKNIHDRENYIVRKSVNLSKQTHIIASNIDQVFLLVTINNPPTFTSFIDRFLVTAEAYDIKTILLFNKIDTYNEDTILDVKYLAHIYKQIGYESVEISAKTGKNIDKVKALMQGKVSMFTGHSGVGKSTLVNAIEPSLDLKTKAISTQHMQGQHTTTFAEMFDLSFDAKIIDTPGIKGFGVVDMEKEEIGDYFPEFFALKQDCKFNNCMHIEEPKCAVKDALERDEIAASRYTSYLQIIEGDEQHYRTDIWNQE from the coding sequence ATGACAGGACTAGTTTATAAATCTACAGGAAGTTGGTATACCGTAAAAACCCAAAACGGTGATACATACGAATGCCGTATAAAAGGTAAATTTAGATTAAAAGGTATAAAAAGTACCAACCCAATAGCGGTTGGAGATTATGTAGATTTTGATTTAGATACCAAAAGTGATCAGGAAACAGGAGTGATTAAAAACATTCACGATCGTGAAAATTATATTGTTAGAAAATCTGTTAATCTTTCTAAACAAACACATATAATAGCTTCAAATATCGATCAGGTATTTTTATTAGTAACTATTAATAACCCACCAACATTTACCAGCTTTATAGATCGTTTTTTAGTTACAGCAGAAGCTTATGATATTAAAACCATTTTACTGTTTAATAAAATAGATACTTATAATGAAGATACTATTTTAGATGTAAAATACTTAGCACATATTTACAAGCAAATAGGTTACGAAAGTGTTGAAATATCTGCAAAAACAGGTAAAAATATAGATAAGGTAAAAGCTTTAATGCAAGGTAAGGTTAGTATGTTTACAGGACATTCAGGTGTTGGTAAATCAACTTTGGTAAATGCAATAGAACCAAGCTTAGATCTTAAAACAAAAGCAATTTCTACACAACACATGCAAGGCCAACATACCACAACATTTGCAGAAATGTTTGACTTAAGTTTTGATGCTAAAATAATAGATACACCAGGCATTAAAGGCTTTGGTGTTGTAGATATGGAAAAAGAAGAAATTGGAGATTATTTTCCAGAATTTTTTGCCTTAAAACAAGATTGCAAATTTAATAACTGCATGCATATCGAAGAGCCTAAATGCGCTGTAAAAGATGCATTAGAACGAGATGAAATAGCAGCTTCACGCTATACAAGTTATCTTCAAATAATAGAAGGAGATGAGCAGCATTATAGAACAGATATCTGGAACCAGGAATAA
- the queA gene encoding tRNA preQ1(34) S-adenosylmethionine ribosyltransferase-isomerase QueA, translating into MKLSHFNFDLPEELLAEYPSENRDESRLMVLNRKEQTIEHKQFKDLIDYFDEEDVMILNNTKVFPARLFGNKEKTGARIEVFLLRELNEEQRLWDVLVDPARKIRIGNKLYFGDDESLVAEVIDNTTSRGRTLRFLYDGSYKEFRNKLKELGETPLPKYIKRDVEPEDEDRYQTIFAKNEGAVAAPTAGMHFSKHLLKRLEIKGIDFAEVTLHVGLGTFNPVEVEDLSKHKMDSEEVTIGPKTVERINRALKDKKRICAVGTTAMRAVESAVSSSNTLNEIDGWTNKFIFPPYDFSIANCMITNFHTPKSTLLMMASAFAGHDFIKRAYEEAVKEKYKFYSYGDAMLII; encoded by the coding sequence ATGAAATTATCACACTTCAACTTCGATTTACCTGAAGAGCTTTTAGCTGAATACCCATCAGAAAACAGAGACGAGTCTCGTTTAATGGTACTTAACAGAAAAGAACAAACAATAGAACACAAGCAGTTTAAAGATCTTATTGATTATTTTGATGAAGAAGATGTAATGATCTTAAACAATACTAAGGTTTTTCCTGCACGTTTATTTGGAAACAAAGAAAAAACAGGAGCAAGAATCGAAGTGTTTTTATTACGTGAATTAAACGAGGAGCAACGTCTTTGGGATGTATTAGTAGATCCAGCAAGAAAAATTAGAATAGGAAATAAATTATACTTTGGAGACGATGAGTCTTTAGTAGCAGAAGTTATAGATAATACAACCTCTAGAGGTAGAACATTACGTTTTTTATATGATGGTTCTTATAAAGAGTTTAGAAATAAACTTAAAGAATTAGGTGAAACACCTTTACCAAAATACATTAAAAGAGATGTAGAGCCAGAAGACGAAGACCGTTACCAAACAATTTTCGCTAAAAATGAAGGAGCAGTAGCAGCACCAACAGCAGGTATGCACTTTTCTAAACATTTATTAAAGCGTTTAGAAATTAAAGGTATTGATTTCGCAGAGGTAACCTTACATGTTGGTTTAGGTACATTTAATCCAGTTGAGGTAGAAGATTTATCTAAGCACAAAATGGATAGTGAAGAGGTAACAATTGGACCTAAAACTGTAGAGCGTATTAATAGAGCTTTAAAAGATAAAAAGCGTATTTGTGCAGTAGGAACTACAGCAATGCGTGCAGTAGAAAGTGCAGTATCTTCTAGCAATACATTAAATGAAATTGATGGATGGACAAATAAATTTATTTTCCCTCCATACGATTTTAGTATAGCAAACTGTATGATTACTAACTTTCATACACCAAAATCTACGTTGTTAATGATGGCTTCTGCATTTGCAGGTCATGATTTTATTAAAAGAGCATACGAAGAGGCTGTAAAAGAAAAATACAAATTTTATAGTTATGGAGATGCAATGTTAATTATATAA
- the dtd gene encoding D-aminoacyl-tRNA deacylase, with amino-acid sequence MKIVIQRVSQASVTISGNKVANIENGLLILLGIIPEDTQDDINWLTNKIANLRIFNDENGVMNKSLLNSNGEVIVVSQFTLFASTKKGNRPSYIKAAKPEVAIPLYQAFNKTLETTLNKPVQTGEFGADMKVELLNDGPVTIIIDSKNRE; translated from the coding sequence ATGAAAATTGTTATACAAAGAGTTTCACAAGCTAGTGTTACTATTAGTGGTAATAAAGTTGCCAATATTGAAAACGGACTTTTAATTTTATTAGGTATTATACCAGAAGATACTCAGGATGATATTAATTGGCTAACAAATAAAATAGCAAATCTTCGTATTTTTAATGATGAAAATGGAGTGATGAACAAATCACTACTAAACAGTAATGGCGAAGTAATTGTTGTTAGTCAGTTTACTCTTTTTGCTAGTACAAAAAAAGGCAACAGGCCAAGTTATATAAAAGCAGCCAAGCCAGAAGTAGCGATACCTTTATACCAAGCATTTAATAAAACTTTAGAAACCACATTAAACAAACCTGTTCAAACAGGCGAGTTTGGAGCAGATATGAAAGTAGAATTACTAAATGATGGACCTGTTACAATAATAATAGATTCTAAAAATAGAGAGTAA